In Gossypium hirsutum isolate 1008001.06 chromosome D06, Gossypium_hirsutum_v2.1, whole genome shotgun sequence, one genomic interval encodes:
- the LOC107915500 gene encoding eukaryotic initiation factor 4A-13-like, whose protein sequence is MGLQENLLRGIYAYGFEKQSAIQQRGTVPFCKGLDVIQQAQSGTGNTTTLCSGVLQQLLYSLVQCQALVLVPTRKLAQQIMQALGDYLGVKVDVCVGDQYLRRPTDSLQWGSPSRVLKKVKVSTLLLHLHPLSPASAGQARAKLVALQLR, encoded by the exons ATGGGATTGCAAGAGAATCTTCTTAGAGGCATATATGCTTATG GGTTTGAGAAGCAATCTGCAATTCAGCAAAGGGGGACTGTACCATTTTGCAAGGGACTTGATGTGATTCAACAAGCACAGTCCGGAACAGGAAACACAACAACTCTATGCTCTGGAGTTCTACAGCAGCTTCTCTACAGCTTAGTTCAGTGCCAAGCATTGGTCCTTGTACCAACCCGAAAATTAGCACAACAAATCATGCAGGCTTTAGGTGATTACCTTGGTGTTAAGGTTGATGTTTGCGTAGGTGACCAGTATCTACGACGACCTACAGATTCTCTCCAGTGGGGTTCACCTAGCCGTGTGCTCAAGAAAGTTAAG GTTAGCACTTTGCTTCTCCACCTCCATCCTTTGTCACCTGCATCTGCAGGCCAAGCAAGAGCAAAGCTTGTAGCCTTGCAATTAAGATAA
- the LOC107915043 gene encoding uncharacterized protein, with amino-acid sequence MEDYNRSRSYGTGMMQLDTYHGVPPRPSSGYELRSYSVSYAQSQMANNRDFKLKKGKSTSASSSKSWSFADPEFQRKKRVASYKMYSVEGKVKGSLRRSFRWLKVKYTQVVYGWW; translated from the coding sequence ATGGAAGACTACAACAGATCAAGGTCATATGGTACTGGGATGATGCAGTTAGATACCTACCATGGGGTGCCACCTAGGCCTTCTTCAGGTTATGAGCTCAGGTCCTATAGTGTTTCCTATGCACAGTCTCAGATGGCTAACAACAGGGACTTCAAGTTGAAGAAAGGGAAGAGCACTTCTGCTTCATCTTCAAAATCATGGAGCTTTGCTGACCCTGAGTTCCAACGGAAGAAAAGGGTTGCTAGCTACAAGATGTACAGTGTTGAAGGTAAGGTCAAAGGGTCCTTGAGGAGAAGCTTTAGGTGGCTTAAAGTGAAGTACACACAAGTCGTTTATGGGTGGTGGTGA